From the genome of Muricauda sp. SCSIO 64092, one region includes:
- a CDS encoding ribonuclease HII: MKFSILLVFLLVLSCTIEKKETESDLNYFPPNATVFIKINHPDSFKSELKNNGFMDKMKATSLFASIRRKMDALDFNKIGQNSILAFYPVGKDNHEFILLQALDSIPLNLERYTERKVETLSYENRQITTYQLDDSTFYAVAIDGKSVVSSSQLLLENVIRTKGENQIPKALERLFQTANTFKSASLFFNMQTNSLLSSELKTLDEANMDIFADWVSTDFTTQQGDLLLSGVAVANDSTKKFINLFKGTAPLVDRTASIAPQNAFAIASFSFNDHEVFLNNQKDFLDVVSLKKDMALNIEEVGVIYLNAGKAVVVHAIDDEGLNPILESAKVNATNYQGSEIWRLNDDQFVEDLFSPLTKKFKSNFYTVFENAHIFATDLSALQNIIANKRSGFTFDKGSLYKEVKSRIGSESSLLFISGEKGLNHFLGQHFNPNLAKELQAENLEKIGFAAQLINDRDFSHFNLLVTKIQNEPANKSVAPIFNLELDSDLVTDPHFVKNHRTNKHEVVVQDQDNYLYLISTEGKVLWKRQLEGKIQGRIHQVDIYKNGKLQLAFCTNNQFLVLDRNGEEVAPFNKKFEGGNLNPLAVFDYEKNRNYRFVVTQGKKVYMYNSAGDIVSGFTYTEAESPIISNPKHFRMGKKDYLVFQLENGQLKILHRAGGNRITVNRTIAFSDNEVFLYKNKFSVTDKKGVLHQVDIKGKLSATKFNLGENHGMFATSKTLVFMDDNILNIKGKKVELELGVYTKPKIFYINDKIYVAVTDLQNQKIHLYDSQAKPIPNFPVYGNSVVDLIDMDNDKKLELVAKDQENSIIVYTLN, translated from the coding sequence ATGAAATTCAGCATCTTACTGGTTTTTCTACTTGTCCTTTCATGTACCATTGAAAAGAAGGAAACGGAATCCGACCTAAATTACTTTCCACCCAACGCAACGGTATTCATAAAAATTAACCACCCGGACAGTTTTAAGAGCGAACTTAAAAACAACGGTTTTATGGATAAGATGAAAGCCACATCCCTTTTTGCTTCCATCAGAAGAAAAATGGATGCCCTGGATTTCAACAAAATTGGGCAAAACTCAATTTTGGCGTTTTACCCGGTTGGGAAAGATAATCATGAGTTTATCCTACTTCAGGCATTGGACTCCATTCCATTGAATTTAGAGCGTTACACCGAAAGGAAAGTGGAGACCCTAAGCTATGAAAATCGACAAATCACCACATATCAACTCGATGATAGCACGTTCTATGCTGTTGCCATCGATGGCAAATCCGTAGTGAGTTCCTCCCAATTGCTTTTGGAAAATGTCATCCGGACAAAAGGTGAAAATCAGATTCCGAAAGCCCTCGAAAGATTGTTCCAAACAGCGAACACATTTAAATCGGCATCGCTCTTTTTCAATATGCAGACCAACTCCCTACTCTCTTCGGAACTTAAGACATTGGATGAAGCCAACATGGACATTTTTGCAGATTGGGTTTCTACGGATTTCACTACACAACAGGGGGATTTATTGCTCAGTGGAGTGGCCGTCGCCAATGATTCCACCAAAAAATTCATCAATTTGTTCAAGGGCACTGCTCCGCTGGTCGATCGAACGGCCTCCATAGCACCACAGAATGCATTTGCCATAGCCAGTTTTTCCTTTAATGACCATGAGGTGTTCCTCAATAACCAAAAGGACTTTTTGGATGTGGTATCGCTAAAAAAAGATATGGCCTTGAACATAGAGGAAGTGGGCGTAATCTATCTTAATGCTGGGAAAGCAGTAGTGGTACACGCCATAGATGACGAGGGCTTGAACCCAATTCTTGAAAGTGCAAAGGTGAATGCCACAAACTATCAGGGAAGTGAAATATGGCGATTAAACGACGATCAATTTGTGGAAGATCTGTTCAGTCCTCTCACAAAAAAGTTCAAATCAAACTTTTATACGGTATTTGAGAATGCCCATATTTTTGCCACGGACCTAAGTGCATTGCAGAATATCATTGCGAATAAACGAAGTGGTTTCACCTTTGACAAAGGAAGTCTGTACAAAGAAGTGAAATCCAGAATTGGCAGTGAATCTTCGCTACTTTTCATTTCTGGGGAAAAAGGGTTGAACCATTTCCTGGGGCAACACTTTAATCCAAATTTGGCAAAGGAACTTCAAGCAGAAAACTTGGAAAAAATAGGATTTGCCGCCCAGTTGATAAACGATAGGGATTTTTCACATTTCAATTTGTTGGTCACCAAAATCCAGAACGAACCCGCCAACAAATCCGTAGCTCCAATTTTCAATTTGGAATTGGACAGTGACCTGGTTACCGACCCTCACTTTGTAAAAAACCATAGAACCAACAAGCATGAGGTTGTGGTGCAGGATCAGGATAACTATCTGTATCTCATTTCCACCGAAGGCAAGGTTTTATGGAAAAGACAATTGGAGGGGAAAATTCAAGGAAGGATCCATCAGGTGGATATCTATAAAAATGGAAAGCTGCAACTTGCTTTCTGTACCAATAACCAATTCTTGGTCCTTGACAGAAATGGAGAGGAAGTTGCCCCTTTCAACAAAAAATTTGAAGGAGGCAACCTTAATCCATTGGCGGTATTCGACTATGAAAAAAACAGAAATTACCGATTTGTGGTGACCCAGGGCAAAAAGGTATACATGTATAACAGTGCCGGGGATATTGTATCCGGATTCACCTATACCGAAGCTGAAAGTCCCATCATTTCCAACCCAAAGCATTTTAGGATGGGGAAAAAGGATTATTTGGTATTTCAATTGGAAAATGGCCAATTAAAAATCCTGCATCGTGCGGGAGGCAATCGTATTACCGTAAATAGGACCATTGCCTTCTCTGACAATGAGGTCTTCCTGTACAAGAACAAGTTCTCCGTAACGGATAAAAAAGGGGTATTGCATCAGGTGGACATCAAAGGGAAATTGTCTGCGACCAAATTCAATTTGGGGGAAAATCACGGGATGTTCGCTACCAGTAAAACCCTGGTATTCATGGATGACAATATTTTGAACATTAAAGGAAAGAAAGTGGAGTTGGAGCTTGGGGTATATACCAAACCCAAAATATTCTATATCAATGATAAAATATATGTGGCCGTAACGGACCTACAGAACCAAAAAATCCATTTGTACGATAGCCAGGCAAAGCCCATCCCAAATTTTCCGGTATATGGAAATTCAGTAGTTGACCTTATTGATATGGACAACGACAAAAAATTGGAGTTGGTGGCCAAAGACCAGGAAAATTCCATTATCGTGTATACCCTGAATTAA
- a CDS encoding OmpA family protein, which yields MKSTFRSVLLVLTITAFSIPAHGQFLKKLGKKAQKAAERTVERRVEQESSKKTDQALDSILEPGKEGQQTPPNPDSPQAPNNGGGQSPNTESDTKNGEPAPSGTKSIQVYSKFDYVPGDKPLFFDDFANDFIGDFPSKWNTNGGGEIVTLGDSQEKWYAITNRSITLPNLANTLPEDYTVEFDLKVVNLTKKTGSGARLEIYLTETPNLTLNESYASSTLNFCQYIAIGVQVTNRFKDNPSPISNRLARDLRNVYQDIIHISIAVNKNRYRLWINESKIADLPQFIYKPELINYLKLKVDGTDLETRNERVLIGNLKIAEGGVDLRRKLIAEGKISTNGILFDSGSTNIKPESMGIIRQIYQVLQQDGSINLKIVGHTDSDGADDANMKLSKGRADAVKSALVSVYGVDGSRLITEGKGELEPVAENSSPEGKAQNRRVEFIKQ from the coding sequence ATGAAATCGACGTTTAGATCCGTACTGCTTGTTCTCACGATTACCGCTTTTTCAATACCGGCCCATGGACAATTTTTAAAGAAACTTGGTAAAAAGGCACAAAAAGCCGCTGAACGAACCGTTGAACGACGGGTTGAGCAAGAGTCCTCAAAGAAGACCGACCAAGCCCTGGATTCCATATTGGAGCCGGGAAAAGAGGGACAGCAAACGCCACCAAACCCAGACAGCCCCCAGGCCCCTAATAACGGTGGTGGCCAATCCCCCAATACCGAATCGGATACCAAGAATGGGGAACCGGCTCCCAGCGGGACAAAATCAATACAGGTATACAGCAAATTTGATTACGTGCCCGGTGACAAACCCTTGTTTTTTGATGATTTTGCCAACGATTTTATCGGAGATTTCCCTTCCAAATGGAATACCAATGGGGGCGGTGAAATTGTAACCTTGGGAGACTCCCAGGAAAAATGGTACGCCATTACCAATAGGAGCATAACGCTGCCCAATCTGGCGAATACGCTACCGGAGGACTATACCGTTGAGTTTGACCTTAAAGTTGTAAATCTTACGAAAAAAACCGGTTCAGGGGCGAGATTGGAGATTTACCTTACGGAAACCCCCAACCTTACCCTAAATGAAAGCTATGCAAGCAGTACGCTGAATTTTTGCCAGTACATTGCCATTGGTGTTCAGGTAACCAACAGGTTCAAGGACAACCCAAGTCCTATTTCCAATAGGTTGGCGCGCGATTTAAGGAACGTATATCAGGACATCATCCATATTTCAATTGCCGTGAACAAAAACCGATATCGCCTGTGGATAAACGAGAGTAAGATAGCGGACCTTCCCCAGTTCATCTATAAACCGGAACTTATCAACTATCTAAAGCTCAAGGTTGACGGAACCGATCTGGAGACCAGGAACGAAAGGGTTTTAATTGGTAACCTTAAAATTGCCGAAGGTGGTGTTGACTTAAGACGAAAGCTTATTGCAGAGGGAAAGATATCTACCAATGGAATTCTATTTGATTCGGGTTCTACCAATATAAAACCTGAATCCATGGGAATTATAAGACAGATTTATCAAGTCTTACAACAAGATGGTAGTATTAACCTAAAAATTGTTGGACATACCGATAGTGATGGTGCGGACGATGCCAACATGAAACTTTCCAAAGGTAGGGCCGATGCCGTAAAAAGTGCCCTGGTGAGCGTTTACGGTGTTGATGGCAGCCGTTTGATCACGGAAGGCAAGGGTGAATTGGAACCCGTTGCTGAAAACTCATCTCCCGAGGGCAAGGCCCAAAACAGGCGTGTTGAATTCATAAAACAATAA
- a CDS encoding SusC/RagA family TonB-linked outer membrane protein yields MKSMLTWMLTPFLVLTMSFSLAQEKTISGNVTDQDGLPLPGVSIVVVGTTSGTQTDFDGNYSITASQGQVLRFTYIGQATVNRTVGSGNTINVQMEEDAQALEEVVVVAYGEKSRQKVITSISEVDSEAIEDLVVDSPQNILQGQAAGVQVVSSSGTIGAAPEVRIRGTNSIGGNSRPLFVVDGVVLGDTFNTLAQGTGQGINPLATINPNDIESISVLKSAAAAALYGSRGGNGVVLITTKRGRTDGRVTVDINTNVSFSTLTDSPDLMNAQEFIDFTTSIRSVTGQTLLTDSGDDVDMIDLVTRTAVSTSSNISVRGGNENVNYFIGATRENLEVPLIGGALDRTSFRANVEAKATDWLTAGMNLNVSQNNFDLTPAENSFGAPYTVAILQRPDRGPFDEDGNFRTSGNVGGGNVIAQEVLEQNDQNTTRIIGNAYLNFDLSSFIPGLSFKQELGVDRNFDEAIRRDVELLTPGGFALNRISQQNRTIVNSLLSYNKTFGDHTLNILAGYSFEENAFRVLRADGTGFLSDDQRNIESAATFPTTFSSGDETTLVSYLSRISYDYANGRYLLEGSLRRDGSSVFGANNRFGTFWSLAAGWNISEEPFMQNVNWIQGLKLNGSYGSTGNDRIFTAANFFPALGTFGTNNYNGESGLTPLVLANPDLKWESTTTWDIGLSASFFNRGLSFTLEYYNRTTDDLILNVPVDPTFNNGLNSVLQNVGEMENRGFELSLDAVIFDNPDGFSWNSNFNIAYNVNEVTSLPETSSVDEQGRRFVEQIGGSLANSPQRAVEGESANSWYLIPYIGVNSQTGDTEWLDADGNPTTSPTAADRRIVGQGNPDFIGGFSNVFTFKNWSLSTLFNYSFGNDMLLTSREFTENPVSGFNKTTRLLNVWEQPGDQAFVPSPSSPTIFTFAQTSTAQLADASFVRLKNVTLSYTLPRSLIDRTFLNNIRFFVTGTNLLTIKSDDLEGYDPEGSNRADGAGTLGQDFFTVPQASTFTLGMNVSF; encoded by the coding sequence ATGAAATCAATGTTAACTTGGATGTTAACACCATTTTTGGTGTTAACTATGTCCTTCTCTTTAGCTCAAGAGAAAACAATTTCGGGTAATGTGACCGACCAAGATGGTCTCCCCTTACCTGGTGTTTCCATTGTTGTGGTGGGAACCACTAGTGGAACACAAACGGATTTTGACGGTAATTACTCCATTACTGCCAGTCAAGGTCAAGTACTTCGATTCACCTACATTGGGCAGGCTACCGTTAATAGGACGGTTGGTAGTGGCAACACTATAAATGTCCAAATGGAGGAGGATGCACAGGCTTTGGAGGAAGTAGTTGTCGTGGCATACGGAGAAAAATCTAGGCAAAAAGTAATTACAAGTATATCAGAAGTGGATAGTGAGGCCATTGAAGATTTGGTGGTAGACTCTCCCCAAAATATACTTCAAGGGCAAGCGGCTGGTGTTCAAGTGGTTAGTAGTTCAGGTACGATAGGAGCAGCTCCGGAAGTTAGGATAAGAGGAACGAATTCTATCGGGGGTAACTCCAGACCTTTATTTGTTGTTGATGGTGTTGTGCTGGGAGATACTTTTAATACGCTTGCTCAAGGAACAGGGCAAGGGATTAATCCTTTGGCGACTATCAACCCTAACGACATAGAAAGTATTTCAGTATTAAAATCTGCCGCCGCTGCTGCGTTATATGGTTCCCGAGGTGGAAATGGTGTGGTTTTGATAACTACCAAAAGAGGAAGAACGGATGGAAGAGTAACGGTGGATATAAATACGAATGTTTCATTTTCCACGCTTACTGACTCGCCGGATTTAATGAACGCTCAAGAGTTTATTGACTTTACAACATCAATCAGGTCAGTAACAGGGCAAACCTTATTAACAGATAGTGGTGATGATGTTGACATGATAGATCTCGTTACAAGAACAGCAGTTTCAACTAGTAGCAATATTAGTGTGCGCGGGGGTAATGAAAACGTGAATTATTTTATAGGTGCTACACGAGAAAACCTGGAAGTTCCACTAATTGGCGGTGCATTGGATCGAACAAGCTTTCGGGCGAATGTGGAGGCTAAAGCTACTGATTGGTTAACTGCGGGTATGAATCTGAATGTATCGCAAAACAACTTCGACCTTACACCTGCTGAAAATTCTTTTGGTGCTCCGTACACAGTAGCCATATTGCAAAGACCTGACAGAGGGCCATTTGATGAGGATGGAAATTTTAGAACCTCAGGTAATGTAGGTGGGGGTAATGTTATTGCTCAGGAAGTTTTAGAACAAAACGATCAGAATACTACCAGGATTATTGGTAATGCTTATCTAAACTTTGATCTATCATCATTTATACCGGGCCTTAGTTTTAAACAAGAACTGGGAGTTGATAGAAATTTTGATGAGGCTATTCGAAGAGATGTTGAGTTGTTAACCCCGGGTGGATTTGCACTAAATAGAATTTCTCAACAGAATAGAACTATTGTAAATAGTTTGCTTTCCTATAACAAAACTTTTGGGGATCATACTTTAAATATTCTTGCAGGGTATTCTTTTGAAGAGAATGCATTTAGAGTTTTAAGGGCAGATGGTACGGGATTCTTGTCGGACGACCAACGTAATATAGAATCTGCGGCTACTTTCCCGACTACTTTTTCCAGTGGCGACGAAACTACTTTAGTGTCGTACTTGAGTAGGATATCTTATGATTATGCCAATGGTAGATATCTTTTGGAAGGGTCTTTAAGACGAGATGGGTCTTCGGTATTTGGGGCCAATAACCGATTTGGTACATTTTGGTCTTTAGCCGCAGGATGGAATATATCAGAAGAACCATTCATGCAGAATGTAAATTGGATTCAGGGATTAAAGCTTAATGGTAGTTATGGTTCAACCGGTAATGATAGAATATTCACCGCTGCGAATTTCTTCCCTGCTTTGGGAACTTTCGGAACCAATAATTATAATGGAGAATCGGGGCTAACACCTCTTGTGCTAGCGAATCCTGATTTAAAGTGGGAAAGCACAACCACTTGGGATATTGGACTTTCAGCAAGTTTTTTCAACAGAGGTCTTTCATTTACTTTAGAATATTATAACCGAACAACCGATGATTTAATTCTTAATGTTCCGGTGGACCCTACCTTTAATAATGGTCTGAATAGTGTCCTTCAGAATGTTGGTGAAATGGAGAATAGAGGGTTTGAACTGTCGCTTGATGCGGTTATTTTTGATAATCCCGATGGCTTTAGCTGGAATTCAAACTTTAACATTGCCTACAATGTGAATGAGGTAACTTCTTTGCCCGAAACGTCAAGTGTGGATGAACAGGGAAGAAGATTCGTAGAACAGATAGGAGGCTCTTTGGCCAATTCACCACAAAGAGCAGTGGAAGGAGAATCTGCAAACTCATGGTATTTAATTCCTTATATTGGGGTTAATTCGCAAACTGGAGATACAGAGTGGTTGGATGCTGATGGAAATCCAACAACAAGCCCAACTGCCGCGGACAGAAGAATAGTGGGACAGGGCAACCCGGATTTTATAGGAGGGTTTTCAAATGTTTTCACATTTAAAAACTGGTCTCTAAGTACATTATTCAATTATTCTTTTGGTAATGATATGTTACTTACCTCCCGAGAGTTTACTGAAAATCCAGTTAGTGGATTCAACAAGACTACAAGACTATTAAATGTATGGGAGCAACCGGGTGATCAAGCGTTTGTGCCTAGTCCCAGCAGCCCTACCATCTTTACGTTCGCACAAACGTCAACGGCACAGCTGGCGGATGCGTCATTTGTGCGGTTAAAAAATGTTACTTTATCTTATACCTTGCCGCGAAGCTTGATTGACAGAACATTTTTAAATAACATTAGGTTTTTCGTAACAGGCACTAATTTGCTAACCATTAAAAGTGATGATTTGGAAGGGTACGACCCGGAAGGATCCAATAGAGCGGATGGAGCAGGTACTCTTGGCCAGGATTTCTTTACAGTACCTCAAGCTTCTACATTTACATTAGGAATGAATGTTTCGTTCTAA
- a CDS encoding ribonuclease HII, translating to MLKKYRFPNTLAGTDEAGRGCLAGPVTAASIILPKDFEHESLNDSKQLSEKIRDHLRPILEEGAISYGIAHVHEEEIDSINILNASILAMHRSLQQLTKEPEFILVDGNRFKPYNGIAHSCIVKGDSKFISIAAASILAKTHRDAYMAKIHEEFPMYNWIRNKGYPTKEHREAIRKHGLTKYHRKSFKQLPEQLTLEFG from the coding sequence ATGCTAAAAAAATATAGGTTTCCCAATACATTGGCCGGAACGGATGAAGCTGGTCGGGGCTGTTTGGCGGGTCCGGTTACTGCCGCATCCATTATCCTACCCAAAGATTTTGAACATGAATCGCTGAACGATTCCAAACAGCTTTCGGAAAAAATACGCGACCATTTAAGGCCCATTTTGGAAGAAGGGGCCATTTCTTATGGAATTGCCCACGTGCACGAAGAAGAGATCGATTCCATAAACATTTTAAATGCTTCCATATTGGCCATGCATCGCTCTTTACAGCAACTCACCAAGGAACCGGAGTTTATTTTGGTTGATGGAAATCGGTTCAAGCCCTACAATGGTATCGCGCATAGCTGTATTGTAAAAGGTGACTCCAAATTCATTAGTATTGCTGCCGCATCAATATTGGCAAAAACACATAGGGATGCCTATATGGCCAAAATCCACGAAGAATTCCCCATGTACAATTGGATACGGAACAAAGGATACCCTACAAAGGAACATAGGGAAGCCATACGAAAACACGGCCTGACAAAATACCACCGCAAAAGCTTTAAACAGCTACCTGAACAATTGACTTTAGAGTTTGGGTAA